Proteins from a single region of Flaviflexus salsibiostraticola:
- a CDS encoding GNAT family N-acetyltransferase: protein MESNGVTARAGSLDQRLRVPGHLEFPGAHLGLTWALLGGGDVDDVIALDLRCRPSDRPSAVRRPEVIAPMLGLAPTAHRHEILGGRDSTGELRAVGSVVLLAGVDTEHVCILEAFIDPLWRGRGIGRALIDWQDGRARQLIGEDGRDLPVSIESRVVAHLTERRRLLAAAGFSPNRTLEYLVRTTGTSTAVEEVAQAKLAAAGVSLIPFEPGLSEDVRTVYNRSRSLSLGGRLIPAEDFARIADEIDPRISYIAVADDDKIVVGFLLARIEQRETPESWIEFLAIERGWRSQGIADALMSRHLADCVEVGVPLTGTTIDSKLNDESKSWLERWDFYPRSSDIIYAIEM from the coding sequence ATGGAATCGAACGGCGTCACGGCACGAGCTGGCTCACTTGACCAGCGACTTCGGGTCCCAGGTCACCTCGAATTCCCGGGCGCACACCTGGGTCTGACATGGGCCCTCCTGGGCGGCGGCGACGTCGACGATGTCATTGCCCTCGACCTGCGCTGTCGGCCCAGCGACAGGCCGTCTGCCGTGCGCAGACCAGAAGTCATCGCCCCCATGCTCGGGCTCGCTCCCACCGCGCACCGGCACGAGATCCTCGGGGGGAGGGACTCGACAGGCGAGCTGCGAGCGGTCGGCAGCGTCGTCCTGCTCGCGGGTGTCGACACCGAGCACGTCTGTATTCTCGAGGCCTTCATCGATCCGCTGTGGCGCGGGCGAGGCATCGGCCGTGCCCTCATCGACTGGCAGGACGGCCGGGCGCGTCAGCTGATCGGCGAGGATGGACGGGATCTTCCGGTCTCGATCGAGTCCCGCGTCGTCGCCCACCTGACCGAGCGGCGCCGTCTGCTCGCCGCGGCGGGTTTCAGCCCGAATCGCACACTCGAGTACCTCGTGCGCACGACCGGCACATCGACGGCGGTCGAGGAGGTCGCTCAGGCGAAGCTCGCGGCCGCCGGGGTATCCCTCATTCCTTTTGAACCTGGGCTCAGCGAGGATGTCCGCACCGTCTACAACCGAAGCCGGTCGCTCAGCCTCGGCGGGCGTCTCATTCCGGCGGAGGACTTCGCTCGTATCGCGGACGAGATCGACCCTCGGATCTCCTACATCGCTGTGGCCGACGACGACAAGATCGTCGTCGGCTTCCTCCTCGCTCGGATCGAGCAGCGTGAGACGCCTGAGTCGTGGATCGAATTCCTTGCCATCGAGCGCGGGTGGCGCAGCCAGGGCATCGCCGATGCGCTCATGTCCCGGCATCTCGCCGATTGCGTCGAGGTCGGCGTCCCCCTGACCGGCACGACGATCGACTCGAAGCTGAACGATGAATCGAAGTCGTGGCTGGAGCGCTGGGACTTCTACCCACGCTCCTCCGACATCATCTACGCGATCGAGATGTGA
- a CDS encoding GNAT family N-acetyltransferase — protein MRIELTRHRLPELIALVEAIEQHDHAPFRTLPSELEDYFDSGLETESLGLVVDGVLAGYGVVRVPRDGSPLRCSGGTHPDFRGYGLGRMVVEFFDTAARRLAAGQPDATMEIHVDEGRDSLVDLLERAEFEPSGGYVQLRRDLSEPRAAVELPSFFRLVPWSDVKDTEVGAAYRETLSGLSDALESQFFVAEWSFVIVDGRSDRAKLAAYLLSHKYEQDWSAFGWSEGYTEELVVMPDYRGLHLATSLLNTAADSYQESGLEYAGMDISVDADGTSPMLDLFMHFGYEPIRSTTLYAKRVFPAGQPPLSATASGEI, from the coding sequence ATGCGGATCGAACTCACCCGCCATCGGCTGCCCGAACTCATCGCACTCGTTGAAGCGATCGAGCAGCATGATCACGCCCCGTTCCGCACCCTGCCATCCGAACTCGAGGACTACTTCGACTCCGGGCTCGAGACCGAGTCCCTCGGACTCGTCGTTGACGGGGTGCTCGCCGGCTACGGCGTGGTGAGAGTCCCTCGGGACGGCAGTCCTCTGCGCTGCTCGGGAGGCACCCATCCGGACTTCCGGGGTTACGGTCTCGGTCGAATGGTCGTTGAGTTCTTCGATACGGCGGCCCGCAGGCTGGCGGCGGGACAGCCGGACGCGACGATGGAGATTCACGTCGATGAGGGGCGCGACAGCCTCGTCGACCTGCTGGAGCGGGCTGAGTTCGAGCCGAGCGGCGGTTACGTCCAGCTGCGCCGCGATCTCTCCGAGCCGCGTGCCGCGGTCGAGCTGCCATCCTTCTTCAGGCTCGTGCCGTGGAGCGATGTCAAGGACACCGAGGTCGGTGCGGCCTACAGGGAGACTCTATCGGGTCTGAGCGACGCGCTCGAGAGCCAATTCTTCGTGGCCGAATGGTCATTCGTCATCGTTGATGGCCGTTCGGACCGCGCGAAGCTCGCCGCCTATCTCCTCTCCCACAAGTACGAGCAGGACTGGTCGGCCTTCGGCTGGTCAGAGGGCTACACGGAGGAGCTCGTCGTCATGCCCGACTATCGCGGCCTCCATCTCGCCACGAGCCTGCTCAACACTGCCGCGGACTCCTACCAGGAATCGGGCCTGGAGTACGCCGGCATGGATATCAGCGTCGACGCGGACGGGACGTCCCCCATGCTCGACCTGTTCATGCACTTCGGCTACGAGCCCATTCGGAGCACGACCCTGTACGCGAAACGGGTCTTTCCGGCGGGCCAGCCGCCGCTCTCCGCCACGGCCTCAGGCGAGATCTAG
- the istB gene encoding IS21-like element helper ATPase IstB — translation MEAIKDVTYYTSALKAPRIQASFARLADTGRAQGWTFEEYLAAVLEAEVTAREASGAEIRRKRAHFPSMKTIEDFTFDHQPHLRSDVQAASRSTWIHNAENMILLGPPGTGKTHISIGLGIAATRAGIPVLFDTAAGWIQSLTAAHNKGDLTKELRRIRRYKLIIIDELGYLPIEPEAANLFFQLISDRYEQSSILITSNLAFGSWSTIFHDETIATAIIDRLVHHAQVLTTKGTSYRIRHRQEQGTVN, via the coding sequence ATGGAGGCGATCAAAGACGTCACGTACTACACGAGTGCGTTGAAAGCACCACGTATTCAAGCTTCTTTCGCTCGCCTGGCTGACACTGGGCGGGCACAGGGCTGGACGTTCGAGGAGTACTTAGCCGCGGTTTTGGAAGCCGAGGTCACCGCCCGGGAAGCATCTGGGGCCGAGATACGACGGAAACGAGCACACTTCCCGTCCATGAAGACGATTGAGGACTTCACCTTCGATCACCAGCCCCACCTGCGCTCAGACGTTCAAGCAGCATCACGCTCGACCTGGATCCACAACGCGGAGAACATGATCCTTCTCGGCCCACCAGGCACCGGGAAGACTCACATATCGATCGGGCTCGGCATTGCCGCGACCAGGGCCGGAATCCCGGTCCTGTTCGACACCGCAGCCGGCTGGATCCAGTCGCTCACTGCCGCTCACAACAAGGGAGACCTGACGAAAGAGCTGCGGCGTATTCGCCGCTACAAGCTCATCATCATCGACGAGCTCGGCTACCTCCCCATCGAGCCAGAAGCCGCGAACCTGTTCTTCCAGCTCATCTCGGACCGATACGAGCAATCATCCATCCTGATCACCTCAAACCTCGCTTTCGGGTCCTGGTCCACGATCTTCCACGACGAGACGATTGCGACAGCCATCATCGACCGGCTCGTCCACCACGCCCAAGTCCTGACCACGAAAGGAACCTCCTACCGGATCAGACACCGACAAGAACAAGGAACTGTAAACTAA
- the istA gene encoding IS21 family transposase, producing MHDWEKIRVLAREGVPKARIAAELGISRNTVDRAVKSDQPPRYVRTRTPTKFGEYEARIRWLLEECPTMPASVIGERVGWPYSERALRQNVARIRPEYAPRRLDPADRLEWEIGDVAQCDLWFPNVDIPIGNGKTARFPVLTMILAWSKYPVALMIPSRQRPDLLLGMWDGISTFGRVPRRLLWDNEAGIGRYGKLGQEVAEFCGTLGVKLVQAKPYDPETKGVVERFNSYLETSFLPGRTFASPKDFNAQLAGWLEVIRGKKPRGKDQTRGQGLTVELEHMGALPPVDPAARWTVQTRLGRDYYIEIGANAYSVDPRWIGHRIDVTMDLSTVQVSTGGKVITTHERLWGSGGQVTDPDHVETARKLRATFQQRQGLPGYGVTVQGGDLAVYDQIFDIEVA from the coding sequence ATGCACGATTGGGAAAAGATCCGGGTGCTTGCCCGCGAGGGTGTACCGAAGGCTCGTATTGCTGCTGAGCTGGGTATCTCACGCAATACGGTGGATCGGGCGGTGAAGTCTGATCAGCCGCCGCGTTATGTCCGCACGAGGACACCGACGAAGTTTGGGGAGTATGAGGCCCGGATACGGTGGCTGCTGGAGGAGTGTCCGACGATGCCGGCCTCGGTGATCGGCGAGCGGGTGGGCTGGCCTTACTCGGAGAGGGCCTTGCGGCAGAATGTGGCACGGATCCGTCCTGAGTATGCGCCACGACGTCTCGATCCTGCGGACCGGTTGGAGTGGGAGATCGGGGATGTGGCTCAGTGTGACCTGTGGTTCCCCAATGTTGATATCCCGATCGGGAACGGCAAGACGGCACGCTTCCCTGTGCTGACGATGATCCTGGCCTGGTCAAAGTATCCCGTTGCCTTGATGATCCCGAGCCGGCAACGCCCGGACCTGCTGTTGGGCATGTGGGACGGGATCAGCACCTTTGGCAGGGTTCCTCGACGCCTATTGTGGGACAACGAGGCCGGAATCGGACGATACGGCAAGCTCGGGCAGGAAGTCGCGGAGTTCTGTGGAACCCTCGGAGTGAAGCTCGTCCAAGCCAAACCCTATGACCCGGAGACCAAGGGCGTGGTCGAACGGTTCAACTCCTACCTGGAAACCTCGTTCCTGCCCGGGCGGACGTTCGCCAGTCCCAAGGATTTCAATGCTCAACTCGCCGGCTGGCTCGAGGTGATCCGAGGGAAGAAACCACGAGGGAAAGACCAAACTCGGGGCCAGGGCCTGACCGTCGAGCTCGAGCATATGGGTGCGTTGCCGCCGGTTGATCCCGCAGCGAGGTGGACTGTGCAGACGCGGTTGGGACGTGACTACTACATCGAGATCGGCGCGAACGCCTACAGTGTTGACCCCAGGTGGATCGGGCACCGCATCGACGTCACCATGGACCTGTCGACGGTCCAAGTCAGTACGGGCGGGAAGGTCATCACGACTCATGAGCGTCTTTGGGGCAGCGGCGGTCAGGTGACCGACCCTGACCACGTGGAGACCGCTCGGAAGCTGCGTGCGACCTTTCAGCAGCGCCAGGGCCTGCCCGGCTACGGAGTGACGGTCCAGGGCGGGGACCTGGCAGTATATGACCAGATCTTTGACATCGAGGTGGCCTAA
- a CDS encoding IS481 family transposase yields MSHANAALTPRARLTVARLVVDQQVPIAEVAARFQCSWPTVKRWADRYRAGESMQDRSSRPKTSPYQTPLKIRRRIVSLRLRLREGPVQLAVRVGLAPSTVHQILRHCRLNRLAHMDRATGEPVRRYEHPHPGSMIHVDVKKLGNIPDGGGWRFVGRQQGGRNRIATPDKARNHHHNPKMGHAFVHTVIDDYSRVAYAEVHNDETALTAVGVLERATAWFNTRGVTVERVLSDNGPAYRSILWRETCARLKITAKRTRPYRPQTNGKIERFHRTLADGWGYARCYTSETERRDALPGWLHHYNHHRPHTACDRLAPITRLTNLPGQYS; encoded by the coding sequence ATGTCCCACGCTAATGCAGCCCTGACCCCTCGCGCCCGTTTGACCGTCGCCCGGCTCGTCGTCGACCAGCAGGTGCCGATTGCCGAGGTCGCGGCTCGGTTCCAATGCTCCTGGCCGACGGTCAAACGCTGGGCCGACCGCTACCGGGCTGGTGAGTCCATGCAGGACCGTTCCTCTCGCCCGAAGACCTCTCCCTACCAGACCCCGCTGAAGATCAGAAGACGAATCGTGAGCCTGCGGCTGCGGCTGCGGGAAGGGCCGGTCCAGCTGGCCGTCCGGGTCGGGCTGGCACCCTCGACCGTTCATCAGATCCTGCGCCACTGCCGGCTGAACCGACTCGCCCATATGGATCGCGCCACCGGGGAGCCGGTGCGCCGCTATGAACACCCCCACCCCGGCTCGATGATTCACGTCGATGTGAAGAAGCTCGGCAACATCCCCGATGGCGGCGGCTGGCGCTTCGTCGGTCGCCAACAGGGAGGCCGCAACCGCATAGCAACGCCGGACAAGGCCCGCAACCACCACCACAACCCGAAGATGGGCCACGCCTTCGTCCACACCGTCATCGATGACTACTCCCGCGTCGCCTACGCCGAAGTCCACAATGATGAAACCGCTCTCACTGCCGTCGGGGTGTTGGAGCGGGCCACAGCCTGGTTCAACACCCGAGGCGTCACCGTCGAAAGAGTGCTCTCCGACAACGGTCCGGCCTACCGCTCGATACTATGGCGCGAAACCTGCGCCAGGCTGAAGATCACAGCAAAACGGACCCGCCCGTACCGACCCCAGACCAACGGGAAGATCGAGCGCTTCCACCGCACCCTGGCAGACGGGTGGGGCTACGCCCGCTGCTACACCTCAGAAACCGAGCGACGAGACGCCCTACCAGGATGGCTGCATCACTATAATCATCACCGACCCCACACAGCCTGCGACAGGCTCGCCCCAATCACCCGCTTAACCAACCTCCCCGGACAGTACAGCTAG
- a CDS encoding HAD-IA family hydrolase, which produces MTSILWDMGGTLFDTYPYVDSAFARVTAQGAHEIDIDEIGRLTRVSRGHAIEALSARTGIPPVAFEDSYELVKEGWLADPAPLMDGAEELVQACRQGRGRNIIVTHRDRESAEQLISTTGLTFDDIISTSDGYPRKPDPTMITVALERNGLRAEDCIAIGDREIDCEAAQAAGVTPILLVSTAVTGEQSEYRTVTRLAELLPLFSADVETPANPWSERG; this is translated from the coding sequence ATGACTTCGATTCTCTGGGACATGGGCGGAACGCTCTTCGACACCTATCCGTACGTCGACTCTGCCTTCGCGCGCGTGACAGCCCAAGGCGCGCATGAGATCGACATCGATGAGATCGGCAGGCTCACCCGGGTCAGTCGCGGGCACGCGATCGAGGCGCTCTCGGCCCGTACCGGTATTCCGCCTGTCGCGTTCGAGGATTCCTACGAACTGGTGAAGGAGGGGTGGCTCGCCGACCCCGCCCCGCTCATGGATGGCGCCGAAGAGCTTGTGCAGGCCTGCCGGCAGGGCCGCGGCAGGAACATCATCGTCACGCACCGCGACCGCGAGTCCGCCGAACAGCTGATCTCCACCACGGGGCTGACGTTCGATGACATCATCTCGACGTCCGACGGCTACCCGCGCAAACCCGACCCGACGATGATCACCGTTGCCCTCGAGCGCAATGGCCTGCGAGCAGAGGACTGCATCGCCATCGGCGACCGCGAGATCGACTGTGAGGCCGCGCAGGCTGCCGGCGTCACGCCGATCCTTCTCGTCAGCACCGCCGTGACGGGCGAGCAGTCGGAGTATCGGACGGTCACGCGCCTCGCCGAGCTGCTGCCCCTGTTCTCGGCGGATGTGGAGACCCCCGCCAACCCCTGGTCGGAGCGGGGCTAG
- a CDS encoding DNA gyrase/topoisomerase IV subunit A — MAPTRNTPPHEAIAENIVDIDVSEEMKGSFLEYAYSVIYSRALPDARDGLKPVQRRILYQMGEMGLRPERGYVKSSRVVGEVMGKLHPHGDSAIYETMVRLAQPFVQRLPLIDGHGNFGSLDDGPAASRYTEVRLTTAALAMTKDLDEDTVDMVPNYDNSYMQPEVLPAAIPSLLVNGAAGIAVGMATNMPPHNLGEVVAGARHLLAHPDATLEDIMRFIPGPDLPEGGKIVGLTGIRDAYENGRGLFRTRATTRIENVTARKKAIVVTELPYQIGAEKVIEKIKAAVQAKKIEGITAVQNLTDRHHGLRLVIELKNTVNPDAVLAKLFKLTPMEETFGINNVALVEGKPQTLGLLPLLRVFVDHRIDVTRRRSAFRLGRAKDRLHLVEGLLIAILDIDEVIAVIRSSDDTAAARDRLMSVFDLSEVQADYILELRLRRLTKFSRLELEAERDELLTAIAELEEILASEERLHQLVSSELADVATQFATPRRTILLESDGKEQTPVGDVEVNDEPCHVLLSATGLVARSAEPPGRDSRQSHDAIASAVRATTRSQIGVVTASGEVHRLEVVDTPALPPGSASLAGGVPLRELIPAGADPIGLISLEEDADPIAVATALGRVKRVTPTHPKMDSWSIITLTEGDTVVGVGHASDDTQMVLISSDAYLLRFNAGLVRPQGRTGQGVAGIKLAESTVVRALGIVAEDHVSEAEVVTITGSFDALPGTQTGSVKVTPLDRFPVKGRATLGVRCHRFLRGEDMLALAWVGIGPRAVGAGGQPIDLPETNEKRDASGTMLTAIIGGIG; from the coding sequence ATGGCACCAACCAGGAACACTCCCCCGCATGAGGCGATCGCCGAGAACATCGTCGATATCGACGTGTCGGAGGAGATGAAGGGATCATTTCTCGAATACGCCTATTCGGTGATCTATTCGCGCGCCCTGCCGGACGCGCGCGATGGTCTCAAGCCGGTTCAGCGCCGGATCCTCTACCAGATGGGCGAGATGGGCCTGCGGCCCGAGCGCGGCTACGTCAAGTCATCTCGCGTTGTCGGCGAGGTCATGGGCAAGCTGCACCCCCATGGCGATTCAGCGATCTACGAGACGATGGTCCGTCTCGCGCAGCCCTTCGTCCAGCGCCTGCCCCTCATCGACGGGCACGGCAACTTCGGCTCCCTCGACGACGGGCCCGCCGCCTCCCGGTACACGGAGGTGCGCCTGACGACAGCGGCGCTGGCCATGACAAAGGATCTCGACGAGGACACCGTCGACATGGTCCCGAACTACGACAACTCCTACATGCAGCCGGAGGTCCTCCCCGCCGCGATCCCCAGCCTCCTCGTCAATGGCGCCGCCGGCATCGCCGTCGGCATGGCGACCAATATGCCTCCCCACAATCTGGGCGAGGTCGTCGCAGGGGCTCGGCACCTCCTCGCCCATCCGGACGCGACGCTTGAGGACATCATGCGCTTCATCCCCGGACCCGATCTGCCGGAGGGAGGCAAGATCGTCGGCCTGACTGGGATCCGTGACGCCTACGAGAATGGGCGTGGGCTGTTCCGCACGCGGGCGACGACGCGGATCGAGAACGTGACCGCCCGGAAGAAGGCGATCGTCGTCACGGAGCTCCCCTACCAGATCGGTGCGGAGAAGGTGATCGAGAAGATCAAGGCGGCGGTCCAGGCGAAGAAGATCGAGGGCATCACCGCCGTCCAGAACCTCACAGACCGGCACCACGGACTGAGGCTCGTCATCGAGCTGAAGAACACGGTCAATCCCGATGCTGTCCTCGCCAAGCTGTTCAAGCTCACTCCGATGGAGGAGACGTTCGGCATCAACAACGTCGCCCTCGTCGAGGGCAAGCCGCAGACGCTGGGTCTCCTTCCGCTCCTCCGGGTGTTCGTCGATCACCGCATCGACGTGACGCGCCGCAGAAGCGCGTTCCGCCTGGGCCGGGCCAAGGACCGACTCCACCTCGTCGAGGGCCTCCTCATCGCCATCCTCGACATCGACGAGGTCATCGCCGTCATCCGCAGCTCAGATGACACGGCGGCGGCCCGGGACCGACTCATGTCGGTGTTCGACCTCAGCGAGGTTCAGGCCGACTACATCCTCGAGCTCCGCCTGCGCAGGCTGACGAAGTTCTCCCGTCTCGAGCTCGAGGCGGAGCGCGACGAACTGCTCACGGCGATCGCCGAGCTCGAGGAGATCCTCGCCTCCGAGGAGCGGCTGCACCAGCTCGTGTCGAGCGAGCTCGCCGATGTGGCGACCCAGTTCGCCACGCCGCGACGCACGATTCTCCTCGAGTCCGACGGCAAGGAGCAGACGCCGGTCGGGGACGTCGAGGTGAATGACGAGCCCTGCCACGTCCTTCTGTCTGCGACAGGGCTCGTCGCGCGCTCCGCAGAGCCGCCCGGTCGTGACAGCAGACAGTCACACGACGCCATCGCCTCGGCAGTTCGGGCCACAACCCGCTCGCAGATCGGTGTTGTCACCGCGTCCGGCGAGGTTCATCGCCTCGAAGTCGTCGACACGCCGGCTCTGCCGCCCGGCTCTGCCTCCCTCGCGGGCGGGGTTCCGCTGCGTGAGCTCATTCCAGCGGGTGCAGATCCGATCGGTCTCATCTCCCTCGAGGAGGACGCCGACCCCATCGCTGTCGCGACCGCACTCGGTCGGGTCAAGCGTGTTACCCCGACCCACCCGAAGATGGACTCGTGGTCGATCATCACCCTGACCGAGGGAGACACCGTGGTCGGAGTCGGCCACGCGTCCGATGACACTCAGATGGTGCTCATCTCCTCGGATGCGTACCTGCTCCGCTTCAATGCCGGCCTCGTGCGCCCGCAGGGGCGCACCGGTCAGGGCGTCGCCGGCATCAAGCTCGCGGAGAGCACCGTCGTCCGAGCTCTCGGAATCGTCGCTGAGGACCACGTGTCGGAGGCCGAGGTGGTGACTATCACGGGCTCGTTCGACGCGTTGCCCGGCACTCAGACCGGTTCGGTCAAGGTCACGCCCCTCGATCGATTCCCCGTCAAGGGCAGGGCCACGCTCGGCGTGCGCTGCCACCGCTTCCTGCGCGGCGAGGACATGCTCGCCCTCGCCTGGGTCGGCATCGGTCCCCGTGCCGTTGGGGCCGGTGGGCAGCCGATCGACCTGCCCGAGACGAATGAGAAGCGCGACGCGTCGGGCACCATGCTGACCGCGATCATCGGTGGCATCGGCTGA
- a CDS encoding alkaline phosphatase family protein: MTSTLTDVLAGAVGALGCELEGLDTHGSTRRLGLPDARRFIVVLVDGLGHHNLASRSGHAPFLRRRMADRPDPITTVSPSTTAAAVTGLGTALPPGQTAMAGYSLRDPSTGEPFNLISWNTDLRAEDWQRRDTIGERLERVGRELAVVQPAKFLGTGLTNAAWRGGLPIVGESLADRVDAAIAALERTDSVYLYWGELDHVGHGRGWQSEAWTGELEMLDAELSRLARLAPPDTLIIVTADHGMIDVEERIDVAHVAQLSEGVDLIAGEERAAQIYTRDPEGLAARWRDHLGDRARVMTKAEWISSGLLGDVTDQTASAIGDVVAFANGRLGIGDSRFMSAGALSITGLHGSLTEEEMLVPCLIEVTS, translated from the coding sequence ATGACCTCGACACTGACGGACGTCCTCGCCGGTGCTGTCGGCGCACTCGGCTGTGAGCTCGAGGGGCTCGATACGCACGGCTCGACGAGGCGCCTCGGCCTGCCGGATGCGCGGCGCTTCATCGTCGTCCTCGTCGACGGTCTCGGCCACCATAACCTTGCCTCCCGCTCGGGGCACGCACCCTTCCTCCGTCGTCGCATGGCTGACCGGCCCGACCCGATCACGACTGTCTCACCATCGACCACGGCCGCGGCGGTGACGGGCCTCGGCACGGCGCTGCCTCCGGGGCAGACTGCGATGGCAGGCTATTCGCTGCGCGACCCCAGCACAGGAGAACCCTTCAACCTCATCTCCTGGAACACCGACCTGCGCGCGGAGGACTGGCAGCGCCGGGACACGATCGGAGAGCGGCTCGAGCGCGTCGGCCGGGAGCTCGCCGTTGTCCAACCCGCCAAGTTCCTCGGCACGGGACTGACGAATGCCGCCTGGCGCGGTGGCCTGCCCATCGTCGGCGAGAGCCTCGCCGATCGGGTCGACGCCGCGATCGCTGCGCTTGAGCGCACCGATTCCGTCTACCTCTATTGGGGCGAGCTCGACCATGTCGGCCACGGCCGCGGGTGGCAGTCGGAGGCCTGGACGGGCGAGCTGGAGATGCTCGATGCCGAACTGTCCCGCCTTGCACGACTCGCCCCTCCCGACACCCTCATCATCGTCACCGCCGACCACGGCATGATCGACGTCGAGGAGCGGATCGACGTCGCCCACGTTGCGCAGCTGTCCGAGGGCGTCGATCTCATCGCGGGAGAGGAGCGCGCCGCCCAGATCTACACCCGCGATCCGGAGGGGCTTGCGGCGCGCTGGCGCGATCACCTCGGCGACCGGGCCCGTGTCATGACGAAGGCCGAATGGATATCATCGGGACTTCTCGGGGACGTGACAGACCAGACCGCGTCCGCGATCGGCGACGTCGTCGCCTTCGCGAACGGCCGACTCGGCATCGGCGATTCGCGGTTCATGAGCGCGGGAGCGCTCAGCATCACGGGCCTCCATGGCTCGCTGACAGAGGAGGAGATGCTGGTGCCCTGCCTGATCGAGGTGACATCGTGA
- a CDS encoding thymidine kinase, which translates to MSELVFFSGTMDCGKSTLALQLAYNRRARGLEGLIFSRNDRAGEGRLSSRLGLDVAAIEVEPDTDIWRLITDRRMAGEKVDFIVCDEVQFYSIDQVEQLARIVDEIGTDVFGFGITTDFRARLFPGSARMMELADRVERLQVEALCWCGARATHNARTVNGIMVTEGEQIVVGDTGTDDLVGYEVLCRKHHMKSMTAKSAEATPYSEDTLPLR; encoded by the coding sequence GTGAGCGAGCTTGTGTTCTTCTCGGGGACGATGGACTGCGGCAAGTCGACGCTGGCCCTCCAACTCGCCTACAACCGGCGAGCCCGTGGCCTCGAGGGGCTCATCTTCTCCCGCAACGACCGAGCGGGCGAGGGGAGGCTCTCGTCCCGCCTCGGGCTCGATGTGGCCGCCATCGAGGTTGAGCCCGATACGGATATCTGGAGGCTCATCACCGATCGTCGCATGGCCGGCGAGAAGGTCGACTTCATCGTCTGCGATGAGGTCCAGTTCTATTCCATCGACCAGGTCGAGCAGCTCGCCCGAATCGTCGACGAGATCGGCACCGACGTGTTCGGGTTTGGCATCACCACCGACTTCCGAGCCCGGCTCTTCCCGGGGTCGGCGAGGATGATGGAGCTGGCCGACAGGGTCGAGCGTCTCCAGGTCGAAGCGCTCTGCTGGTGTGGGGCGCGGGCGACCCACAATGCTCGGACGGTCAACGGCATCATGGTGACCGAGGGGGAGCAGATCGTCGTCGGCGACACCGGGACGGACGATCTGGTCGGCTACGAAGTGCTCTGCCGTAAGCACCACATGAAGTCGATGACGGCGAAATCCGCCGAGGCCACACCCTACTCGGAGGACACACTGCCGCTCAGATGA